The Micromonospora sp. NBC_01740 genome includes a window with the following:
- a CDS encoding GNAT family N-acetyltransferase yields the protein MTYQENIPGFGELSLVALDPKAHAELVHGWVTEPRAAFWGMGSHSVDEVREIYEFVDGLDTHHAYLVMLDDAPIGLFQTYQPEADPVGERYTVRPGDVGMHLLLAPGRRPPKGLTTAIGPALARYLFADPTRLRIVVEPDVRNERALDRLRREGFTFADEIDMPDKRAQLAFLTRERFEADHAVPA from the coding sequence GTGACATATCAGGAGAACATCCCCGGCTTCGGCGAGCTGTCGCTCGTCGCGCTGGACCCGAAGGCCCACGCGGAGCTGGTGCACGGCTGGGTGACCGAGCCCCGGGCGGCGTTCTGGGGCATGGGTTCGCACTCGGTCGACGAGGTGCGGGAGATCTACGAGTTCGTCGACGGCCTCGACACCCACCACGCGTACCTGGTCATGCTCGACGACGCGCCGATCGGCCTGTTCCAGACCTACCAGCCGGAGGCGGACCCGGTCGGCGAGCGCTACACCGTGCGGCCCGGCGACGTCGGCATGCACCTGCTGCTCGCCCCCGGGAGGCGCCCGCCGAAGGGCCTCACCACCGCCATCGGACCCGCCCTCGCCCGCTACCTGTTCGCCGACCCCACCCGGCTCCGGATCGTCGTCGAGCCCGACGTCCGCAACGAGCGCGCGCTCGACCGGCTGCGGCGGGAGGGCTTCACCTTCGCCGACGAGATCGACATGCCCGACAAGCGGGCCCAGCTGGCGTTCCTCACCCGGGAGCGGTTCGAGGCGGACCACGCCGTGCCGGCCTGA
- a CDS encoding cellulase family glycosylhydrolase, translated as MKLLPRPSRRTLVMAGAVGALTVAASAAVPVASAQAATGCAVTYTTSSWSGGFTANITIKNLGDAVDGWTLGFAFPDAGQRVGQGWSATWSQAGAAVTARNVSWNGALATGASTSIGFNGTWSAANPAPTAFTLNGTACTGATTPTTPPAPTTPPPTTPPPTTPPPTTPPPGGQTPVAINGQLRVCGANLCNQYGKPIQLRGMSTHGIQWFANCLNDASLDALADDWRADLLRIAMYVQEDGYETDPAGFTNRVNTLVDEAEQRGMYALIDFHTLTPGDPMHNLARAKTFFAAVSARNAAKKNVIYEIANEPNGVSWATIKSYAEQVIPVIRANDPDAVVVVGTRGWSSLGVSDGSNANEVINNPVNATNVMYTFHFYAASHRDNYRAEVERAAARLPLFVTEFGTVDYTGDGGVDAASSNAWLDLLDRLKISYANWTYSDKAEGSAALRPGTCAGSTYTGPGVLTESGALIRDRIRTPDNFPTA; from the coding sequence ATGAAGCTCCTACCGCGCCCGTCCCGGCGCACCCTGGTCATGGCCGGCGCGGTCGGCGCGCTGACCGTCGCGGCGTCGGCCGCGGTCCCGGTCGCCAGCGCCCAGGCCGCCACCGGCTGCGCCGTCACCTACACCACCAGCAGCTGGTCCGGCGGCTTCACCGCCAACATCACGATCAAGAACCTGGGCGACGCGGTCGACGGCTGGACGCTCGGCTTCGCCTTCCCCGACGCCGGCCAACGGGTCGGCCAGGGCTGGTCGGCGACCTGGAGCCAGGCCGGCGCCGCCGTCACCGCGCGCAACGTGAGCTGGAACGGCGCGCTGGCGACCGGTGCGTCGACCAGCATCGGGTTCAACGGCACGTGGAGCGCCGCCAACCCCGCGCCGACGGCGTTCACCCTCAACGGCACCGCCTGCACGGGCGCGACCACGCCGACCACCCCGCCGGCCCCCACCACGCCGCCGCCGACGACCCCGCCGCCCACGACCCCGCCGCCGACGACCCCGCCGCCGGGCGGTCAGACGCCGGTCGCGATCAACGGCCAGCTGCGGGTGTGCGGGGCCAACCTGTGCAACCAGTACGGCAAGCCGATCCAGTTGCGCGGCATGAGCACCCACGGCATCCAGTGGTTCGCCAACTGCCTCAACGACGCCTCGCTCGACGCGCTCGCCGACGACTGGCGGGCCGACCTGCTGCGGATCGCCATGTACGTCCAGGAGGACGGCTACGAGACCGACCCGGCCGGCTTCACCAACCGGGTCAACACCCTGGTCGACGAGGCCGAGCAGCGCGGCATGTACGCGCTGATCGACTTCCACACCCTGACGCCGGGCGACCCGATGCACAACCTCGCCCGGGCCAAGACCTTCTTCGCCGCCGTCTCCGCCCGCAACGCCGCCAAGAAGAACGTCATCTACGAGATCGCCAACGAGCCCAACGGCGTCAGCTGGGCGACCATCAAGAGCTACGCCGAGCAGGTCATTCCGGTGATCCGCGCCAACGACCCGGACGCGGTGGTCGTGGTCGGCACCCGCGGCTGGTCCTCGCTGGGCGTCTCCGACGGCTCCAACGCCAACGAGGTCATCAACAACCCGGTGAACGCGACCAACGTGATGTACACGTTCCACTTCTACGCCGCGTCCCACCGGGACAACTACCGGGCCGAGGTGGAGCGGGCCGCCGCCCGGTTGCCGCTGTTCGTCACCGAGTTCGGCACGGTGGACTACACCGGTGACGGTGGGGTCGACGCCGCCAGCAGCAACGCCTGGCTCGACCTGCTGGACCGCCTGAAGATCAGCTACGCGAACTGGACCTACTCGGACAAGGCCGAGGGCAGCGCCGCGCTGCGGCCGGGCACCTGTGCCGGGAGCACCTACACCGGCCCGGGCGTGCTCACCGAGTCGGGCGCCCTGATCCGGGACCGCATCCGTACGCCGGACAACTTCCCCACCGCCTGA
- a CDS encoding S8 family peptidase gives MSLPRTHRRTLAAAASVFASAAMVTTMIGAPAAASATGEILSAGGATAVADSYIVVLKDTSVGGRAGTRQGEVKSTAGSLAARFGGSVGHVYGDALNGFEAKLSERAAKRLAAHPDVAYVEQNHTVTTTATQNNPPWGLDRIDQRNLPLSRTYTWNSSGTGVTAYIIDTGIRTTHVDFAGQAVDGYDAIDNALPAADCNGHGTHVAGTVGGNTYGVAKDVRLVAVRVLNCQGSGTWAQVIAGINWVTSNHQAGQPAVANMSLGGSTNAALNTAVANSIADGITYAVASGNSNANACNFSPASVPTALTVNASQSNDARASFSNYGTCTDLFAPGVGVLSAWSTSDTATSSISGTSMASPHVAGAAARVLSVNPSWTPAQVHSYIVSQATPNVITNPGTGSPNRLLYLAPTF, from the coding sequence ATGTCACTCCCTCGCACTCATCGGCGGACCCTCGCCGCTGCGGCCAGCGTGTTCGCCAGCGCCGCCATGGTCACCACCATGATCGGCGCGCCGGCGGCGGCCTCGGCCACCGGCGAGATCCTCAGCGCCGGTGGCGCGACCGCCGTGGCCGACAGCTACATCGTGGTACTCAAGGACACCAGTGTCGGCGGTCGCGCCGGCACCCGGCAGGGTGAGGTGAAGAGCACGGCGGGCTCCCTCGCCGCCCGCTTCGGCGGCAGCGTCGGGCACGTCTACGGTGACGCGCTCAACGGCTTCGAGGCGAAGCTCTCCGAGCGGGCCGCCAAGCGCCTCGCCGCGCACCCCGACGTCGCCTACGTCGAGCAGAACCACACCGTGACGACGACGGCCACCCAGAACAACCCGCCATGGGGCCTGGACCGCATCGACCAGCGGAACCTCCCGCTGAGCCGCACCTACACCTGGAACAGCAGCGGCACCGGCGTGACGGCGTACATCATCGACACCGGCATCCGGACCACCCACGTCGACTTCGCCGGTCAGGCCGTCGACGGCTACGACGCGATCGACAACGCGCTGCCGGCCGCCGACTGCAACGGCCACGGCACCCACGTCGCGGGCACCGTCGGCGGCAACACCTACGGCGTGGCGAAGGACGTCCGGCTGGTGGCCGTCCGCGTGCTGAACTGCCAGGGCAGCGGCACCTGGGCGCAGGTCATCGCCGGCATCAACTGGGTGACCTCGAACCACCAGGCGGGCCAGCCGGCGGTGGCGAACATGAGCCTCGGCGGTTCGACCAACGCCGCCCTGAACACCGCCGTGGCGAACTCGATCGCCGACGGCATCACCTACGCCGTGGCCTCCGGCAACTCGAACGCCAACGCCTGCAACTTCTCGCCGGCCTCCGTGCCGACGGCGCTGACCGTCAACGCCTCGCAGAGCAACGACGCCCGCGCGTCGTTCTCCAACTACGGCACCTGCACCGACCTGTTCGCCCCCGGCGTGGGCGTGCTGTCGGCCTGGTCCACCAGCGACACCGCCACCTCGTCCATCAGCGGCACCTCGATGGCCTCGCCGCACGTCGCCGGCGCGGCTGCCCGGGTGCTCAGCGTCAACCCGAGCTGGACGCCCGCCCAGGTGCACTCGTACATCGTCAGCCAGGCCACCCCGAACGTGATCACCAACCCGGGCACCGGTTCGCCGAACCGCCTGCTCTACCTGGCTCCCACCTTCTGA
- a CDS encoding cellulose binding domain-containing protein produces the protein MLRRPLLHALLAALAAIPLTLAAGLTAPSPALPAVAAPARVMPLGDSITGSPGCWRSVLWNRLQATGHTDVDFVGTLGPQGCGQPHDGDNEGHGGYLVTNVANQNLLPGWLAATRPDIVLMHFGTNDVWSNIPPATILAAYGRLVDQMRASNPAMRVLVAKIIPMAPPTCPECGQRVTALNGAIDGWAAATGTPASPVVVVDQWTGFSTATDTYDGVHPNAAGDQKMADRWYPALAAALGGVTPTPTASPTPTASPTPTPTGPADGCAASYRVVGQWQGGFQGEVTVRNSGAAPISGWTVRFAFTDGQRISQSWNTRLTQDGAEVTARHVDWNGALAPGAQATFGFLGSTTGGAATTTVTCAPA, from the coding sequence ATGCTCCGAAGGCCCCTGCTCCACGCCCTGCTCGCCGCTCTGGCGGCGATCCCCCTCACCCTCGCCGCCGGGCTCACCGCCCCTTCCCCCGCGCTGCCGGCGGTCGCCGCGCCCGCACGGGTGATGCCGCTGGGCGACTCGATCACCGGGTCCCCCGGCTGCTGGCGCTCCGTGCTCTGGAACCGCCTCCAGGCCACCGGCCACACCGACGTCGACTTCGTCGGGACGCTCGGCCCGCAGGGCTGCGGCCAGCCCCACGACGGCGACAACGAGGGGCACGGCGGCTACCTGGTGACCAACGTGGCCAACCAGAACCTGCTGCCGGGCTGGCTCGCCGCCACCCGGCCCGACATCGTCCTGATGCACTTCGGCACCAACGACGTGTGGAGCAACATCCCGCCCGCCACGATCCTCGCCGCGTACGGCAGGCTGGTGGACCAGATGCGGGCCAGCAACCCGGCGATGAGGGTCCTCGTCGCGAAGATCATCCCCATGGCGCCGCCCACGTGCCCGGAGTGCGGCCAGCGGGTGACGGCCCTCAACGGCGCGATCGACGGCTGGGCGGCGGCGACCGGCACCCCCGCCTCGCCGGTGGTGGTGGTCGACCAGTGGACCGGGTTCAGCACGGCCACCGACACCTACGACGGCGTACACCCGAACGCGGCCGGCGACCAGAAGATGGCCGACCGCTGGTACCCGGCCCTGGCCGCGGCGCTGGGCGGCGTCACTCCGACGCCCACCGCCAGCCCGACGCCCACCGCCAGCCCGACGCCGACGCCCACCGGCCCGGCTGACGGCTGCGCCGCGAGCTATCGGGTGGTGGGCCAGTGGCAGGGCGGCTTCCAGGGCGAGGTGACGGTACGTAACTCCGGCGCCGCGCCGATCTCCGGATGGACCGTCCGCTTCGCGTTCACCGACGGTCAGCGGATCAGCCAGTCCTGGAACACCCGGCTGACGCAGGACGGGGCCGAGGTCACCGCCCGCCACGTGGACTGGAACGGCGCCCTCGCCCCCGGCGCGCAGGCCACCTTCGGCTTCCTCGGCAGCACCACCGGGGGCGCCGCCACGACGACGGTGACCTGCGCGCCCGCCTGA
- a CDS encoding penicillin acylase family protein produces the protein MTGVHRDRWGVPHLSADSVDGLARLQGRVAAVDRAWQIEVERWRSEGRLAEHVGPAELGWDRFARRARLDDTARRCYERLTPATRQWVGAYVDGVNEGLAEGAAAAPEFAAVGCAPGRWRPWSPLGVFLVQHVLFSTFPNKLWHAHVAATLGPSATDLFAVEGPDGSGSNAWAVPGDPGTGRAPVIAGDPHRILELPGIYHQMRLACPEFDVFGFAFPGVPGLPHFGHAGEVAWAVTNAMADYQDLYREQLRRDGDRVLVREADGWVPAHRHVERIEVRGGEPESVEVIETPRGPVVDHDRNTGEAISLRTPSRVEERLGFDALLPLLRARSADDVADALRDWVEPVNSVLVADRRGTVHQLVAGLVPLRDDRCRREPVPGDDPRYRWQGGYAEPSRTAVDGFAVCANDRRPDVADLGTGFAPPHRARRIRALLADGARAEAVHMDTRLAAGALRGLLDRVDPGGLSGPARRLRDRLTTWDGDMRADSADAGAWAAWRAALARRLYDHPCLRPLRDAPSAFDGLFAPWTDPLSRIGHALEGVATGLHRLGGEIGPVAAGALEDVAAGDPPGPWGRRHVLHPVHLGVAAATDEAVRGMRERVELAGDADCVLATSSVPGVSDACWRGPVARYVWDLTDPAESRWIVPFGASGRPGDPHFEDQLPLWAGGELVPVVTDWRELTPEPGDATP, from the coding sequence ATGACCGGCGTCCATCGCGACCGGTGGGGTGTGCCGCACCTGAGCGCCGACAGCGTCGACGGCCTCGCCCGGTTGCAGGGCCGGGTCGCCGCCGTCGACCGGGCCTGGCAGATCGAAGTGGAACGGTGGCGCTCGGAGGGCCGGCTCGCCGAGCACGTCGGCCCCGCCGAGCTGGGCTGGGACCGCTTCGCCCGCCGGGCCCGCCTCGACGACACCGCCCGGCGCTGCTACGAGCGGCTCACCCCCGCCACCCGGCAGTGGGTCGGCGCCTACGTCGACGGGGTCAACGAGGGACTCGCCGAGGGCGCCGCCGCGGCACCCGAGTTCGCGGCGGTCGGCTGCGCCCCGGGCCGGTGGCGGCCGTGGTCGCCGCTGGGGGTCTTCCTCGTCCAGCACGTGCTCTTCTCCACCTTCCCCAACAAGCTGTGGCACGCCCACGTCGCCGCCACCCTCGGCCCGTCCGCGACGGACCTGTTCGCCGTCGAGGGCCCCGACGGGTCGGGCAGCAACGCCTGGGCCGTGCCCGGCGACCCCGGTACCGGACGGGCGCCCGTCATCGCCGGCGACCCGCACCGCATCCTCGAACTGCCCGGCATCTACCACCAGATGCGCCTGGCCTGCCCCGAGTTCGACGTGTTCGGCTTCGCGTTCCCCGGCGTGCCCGGCCTCCCCCACTTCGGACACGCCGGCGAGGTCGCCTGGGCCGTCACCAACGCGATGGCCGACTACCAGGACCTCTACCGCGAACAGCTGCGCCGCGACGGCGACCGGGTGCTGGTCCGCGAGGCGGACGGCTGGGTGCCGGCGCACCGGCACGTCGAGCGGATCGAGGTCCGCGGCGGCGAACCGGAGTCCGTCGAGGTGATCGAGACGCCGCGCGGGCCGGTCGTCGACCACGACCGGAACACCGGCGAGGCGATCAGCCTGCGTACCCCCAGCCGGGTCGAGGAGCGCCTGGGCTTCGACGCGCTGCTGCCGCTGCTGCGCGCCCGCAGCGCCGACGACGTCGCCGACGCGCTGCGCGACTGGGTCGAGCCGGTCAACAGCGTCCTGGTCGCCGACCGGCGCGGAACGGTCCACCAGTTGGTCGCCGGCCTCGTCCCGCTCCGCGACGACCGGTGCCGCCGGGAGCCGGTGCCCGGCGACGATCCCCGGTACCGGTGGCAGGGCGGCTACGCCGAGCCGAGCCGCACCGCCGTCGACGGGTTCGCGGTCTGCGCCAACGACCGCCGCCCCGACGTGGCGGACCTCGGCACCGGCTTCGCCCCGCCGCACCGGGCCCGCCGCATCCGCGCCCTGCTCGCCGACGGCGCCCGGGCGGAGGCCGTACACATGGACACCCGGCTGGCGGCCGGGGCGCTGCGCGGCCTGCTCGACCGGGTCGACCCCGGCGGGCTCAGCGGGCCGGCCCGGCGGCTGCGGGACCGGCTGACCACGTGGGACGGGGACATGCGGGCCGACAGCGCCGACGCCGGCGCCTGGGCCGCCTGGCGCGCGGCCCTGGCCCGCAGGTTGTACGACCACCCGTGCCTGCGTCCGCTGCGCGACGCCCCGAGCGCGTTCGACGGCCTGTTCGCGCCGTGGACCGACCCGCTGTCCCGCATCGGCCACGCCCTGGAGGGGGTGGCCACCGGGCTGCACCGCCTCGGCGGCGAGATCGGTCCCGTGGCGGCCGGGGCGCTCGAGGACGTCGCGGCGGGCGACCCGCCGGGGCCGTGGGGCCGGCGGCACGTGCTGCACCCCGTCCACCTCGGCGTGGCGGCGGCCACCGACGAGGCGGTACGGGGCATGCGGGAGCGGGTCGAGCTGGCCGGCGACGCCGACTGCGTGCTGGCCACGTCGAGCGTGCCCGGCGTGTCCGACGCGTGCTGGCGGGGCCCGGTGGCCCGCTACGTGTGGGACCTGACCGACCCCGCCGAGAGCCGCTGGATCGTCCCCTTCGGCGCGTCCGGGCGCCCCGGCGACCCGCACTTCGAGGACCAACTGCCACTGTGGGCCGGCGGCGAGCTGGTTCCGGTGGTCACCGACTGGCGAGAACTCACCCCAGAACCAGGAGACGCGACACCGTGA
- a CDS encoding siderophore-interacting protein — protein MKRNWEALVLKAMGGREFRLTVLGTEAVGERYRRLRMDGGGLLEACGVHPTMWVRLWFDNDGKPHQRAYTLVDPDPETGRFDLEFAIHDGCAARWAAAAQVGDTIEATVQGTAFTLPDPAPQHLYLVGDAASLPAVNSLLAASPDTPATVWLEYAHEGEKELAPRAHARHQVTWVPRRDEGQHLVETVCAALPAAEDAHYWVACEAASTRGITKHVRRNLGVGKHQLTSLAYWSAR, from the coding sequence GTGAAGCGAAACTGGGAAGCCCTGGTGCTCAAGGCGATGGGCGGCCGCGAATTCCGGCTGACCGTGCTCGGCACCGAGGCCGTCGGCGAGCGCTACCGTCGACTGCGCATGGACGGCGGCGGGCTGCTGGAGGCGTGCGGCGTGCACCCCACCATGTGGGTGCGGCTGTGGTTCGACAACGACGGCAAGCCGCACCAGCGCGCGTACACCCTCGTCGATCCCGACCCGGAGACCGGCCGCTTCGACCTGGAGTTCGCCATCCACGACGGATGCGCCGCCCGGTGGGCCGCCGCCGCCCAGGTCGGCGACACCATCGAGGCCACCGTGCAGGGCACCGCCTTCACCCTGCCGGACCCCGCCCCGCAGCACCTGTACCTGGTGGGCGACGCCGCCTCGCTCCCGGCGGTGAACAGCCTGCTCGCCGCGTCCCCCGACACCCCGGCGACGGTCTGGCTGGAGTACGCCCACGAGGGCGAGAAGGAGCTGGCGCCGCGCGCCCACGCCAGGCACCAGGTCACCTGGGTGCCGCGCCGCGACGAGGGCCAGCACCTGGTCGAGACGGTCTGCGCGGCCCTGCCCGCCGCCGAGGACGCCCACTACTGGGTGGCCTGCGAGGCGGCCAGCACGCGCGGCATCACCAAGCACGTGCGGCGGAACCTGGGCGTCGGCAAGCACCAGCTCACCTCGCTGGCCTACTGGAGCGCCCGGTGA
- a CDS encoding MFS transporter, whose amino-acid sequence MRGRLGTLTALYVTQYLGIGFITVGLTAILRDGGTSLDTLALLQFVGLVWPIKFLWAPVLDRYGSRHRGHYRSWLLVLQGGLVLALLALLPFDRPAAQLGPVVAICVAYVFLSATQDIAVDAVAVRLLSERSRGTGNGIQVAASYVGNLLGGGACVVVYDRFGWAPAILLLAALTAVGLLVVWRFREPDRTDRVESAGAAYRALLSVLSQPGCRRWTFGVVPLVYIGAGATYALVTPALVDADWSLARIGVVTGVVTSLPAIVAGLVSGAAIGRFGRGRVLVAGGVALALSTAMLLPLLNGRAPLAGTVAALCCFMAAYTIANVVLYTVNMDYSRPGTGGTDFTVLSSFGLVCSFVAASVALAAAEVFGYPAVAVASVVLVALGVALGLGHQRRFPPRSVVAPGERELSKVSG is encoded by the coding sequence GTGAGAGGTCGGCTCGGCACGCTGACCGCGCTCTACGTCACGCAGTACCTCGGCATCGGCTTCATCACCGTCGGGCTGACCGCCATCCTGCGAGACGGCGGCACCTCCCTCGACACGCTGGCGCTGTTGCAGTTCGTCGGCCTGGTCTGGCCGATCAAGTTCCTCTGGGCGCCCGTCCTCGACCGGTACGGCTCCCGCCACCGTGGTCACTACCGGTCCTGGCTGCTGGTGCTCCAGGGCGGCCTGGTGCTGGCCCTGCTGGCGCTGCTGCCGTTCGACCGCCCGGCCGCGCAGCTCGGGCCGGTCGTCGCGATCTGCGTCGCGTACGTGTTCCTCTCCGCGACGCAGGACATCGCCGTCGACGCCGTCGCCGTCCGGCTGCTCTCCGAGCGCTCGCGGGGTACCGGCAACGGCATCCAGGTCGCCGCGAGCTACGTCGGCAACCTGCTCGGCGGCGGCGCCTGCGTGGTCGTCTACGACCGCTTCGGGTGGGCGCCCGCGATCCTGCTGCTCGCCGCCCTGACCGCCGTCGGCCTGCTGGTGGTGTGGCGGTTCCGCGAGCCGGACCGCACCGACCGCGTCGAAAGCGCCGGTGCGGCGTACCGGGCGCTGCTGTCGGTGCTGAGCCAGCCCGGCTGCCGCCGGTGGACCTTCGGCGTGGTGCCGCTGGTCTACATCGGCGCGGGCGCGACGTACGCCCTGGTGACACCGGCCCTGGTGGACGCGGACTGGTCCCTGGCGCGCATCGGCGTGGTGACCGGCGTGGTGACCAGCCTGCCGGCCATCGTGGCCGGTCTGGTCTCCGGGGCCGCGATCGGCCGGTTCGGGCGGGGCCGCGTGCTCGTCGCCGGGGGAGTGGCGCTCGCGCTGTCCACGGCGATGCTGCTGCCGTTGCTGAACGGCCGGGCCCCGCTCGCCGGGACGGTCGCCGCGCTCTGCTGCTTCATGGCCGCCTACACGATCGCCAACGTCGTGCTCTACACGGTCAACATGGACTATTCCCGGCCCGGCACGGGCGGTACGGACTTCACGGTGCTGTCGTCGTTCGGGCTGGTCTGCTCGTTCGTGGCGGCCTCCGTCGCGCTGGCCGCGGCCGAGGTGTTCGGCTATCCCGCGGTCGCGGTGGCCTCCGTCGTCCTGGTGGCGCTGGGCGTCGCGCTGGGCCTCGGGCACCAGCGGCGGTTCCCGCCCCGATCCGTTGTGGCGCCGGGGGAGCGCGAGTTGTCGAAGGTGTCCGGCTGA
- a CDS encoding pyridoxal phosphate-dependent decarboxylase family protein, translating to MSLPGSTVQVPSTGVTPASDGARAHLFTAGTVEDYRRVLAEGIGRVATRMAEVDRPFTGVTPDELVPRIAGIDLDRPLGDSGAALDELHDVYLRDAVYFHHPRYLAHLNCPVVIPALLGEAVLSAVNSSLDTWDQSAGGTLIERRLIDWTADRIGLGPAADGIFTSGGTQSNLQAMLLAREETCANLVGRATERQSRPELLSRLRILTSAAGHFSVQKAAKLLGLGADAVVTVPTDADRRMRTADLAREIARCREEGLVVMAVVATGGTTDFGTIDPLPQIADICAAAGVWLHVDAAYGCGLLVSPTRRHLLDGIERADSVTVDYHKSFFQPVSSSALLVRDRRVLRHATWHADYLNPARMVEQRIPNQVDKSIQTTRRFDALKLWLTLRIMGPDAIGELFDEVVDRAAAAWQLLSGDPRFEVVTRSQLSTVVFRYLPAAAGREVVDDANLYAREALAASGAGLVAGTKVDGAHYLKLTLLNPETTMDDIAHVLDLLAEHAGWYAQTRTTAELSCPVG from the coding sequence ATGAGCCTGCCCGGATCCACCGTCCAGGTGCCTTCGACCGGGGTGACCCCCGCCTCCGACGGCGCCCGCGCCCACCTCTTCACCGCCGGCACGGTGGAGGACTACCGGCGCGTGCTGGCCGAGGGGATCGGCCGGGTCGCGACCCGGATGGCCGAGGTGGACCGGCCGTTCACCGGCGTGACACCGGACGAGCTGGTGCCGCGGATCGCCGGCATCGACCTGGACCGGCCGCTGGGCGACAGCGGCGCCGCGCTCGACGAGCTGCACGACGTCTACCTGCGCGACGCCGTCTACTTCCACCACCCCCGCTACCTCGCGCACCTCAACTGCCCGGTGGTGATCCCCGCGCTGCTCGGCGAGGCGGTGCTCAGCGCCGTGAACTCCTCGCTGGACACCTGGGACCAGAGCGCCGGCGGCACCCTGATCGAGCGTCGGCTCATCGACTGGACGGCCGACCGGATCGGGCTGGGGCCGGCCGCCGACGGCATCTTCACCAGCGGCGGCACCCAGTCCAACCTCCAGGCGATGCTGCTGGCCCGCGAGGAGACCTGCGCGAACCTGGTCGGCCGGGCGACCGAGCGGCAGTCCCGCCCGGAGCTGCTGTCGCGACTGCGCATCCTCACCTCGGCGGCCGGTCACTTCAGCGTGCAGAAGGCGGCCAAGCTGCTCGGCCTCGGCGCCGACGCGGTGGTCACCGTGCCCACCGACGCCGACCGGCGGATGCGCACCGCCGACCTGGCCCGGGAGATCGCCCGGTGCCGGGAGGAGGGGCTGGTGGTGATGGCCGTCGTCGCCACCGGTGGCACCACCGACTTCGGCACCATCGACCCGCTGCCGCAGATCGCCGACATCTGCGCCGCCGCCGGCGTGTGGCTGCACGTCGACGCCGCGTACGGCTGCGGGCTGCTGGTGTCGCCGACCCGGCGGCACCTGCTCGACGGCATCGAGCGGGCCGACTCGGTCACCGTCGACTACCACAAGTCGTTCTTCCAGCCGGTCAGCTCCAGCGCACTGCTGGTGCGCGACCGGCGCGTGCTGCGGCACGCCACCTGGCACGCCGACTACCTCAACCCGGCGCGGATGGTCGAGCAGCGCATCCCCAACCAGGTCGACAAGAGCATCCAGACCACCCGCCGATTCGACGCCCTCAAGCTCTGGCTGACCCTGCGGATCATGGGGCCGGACGCGATCGGCGAGCTCTTCGACGAGGTGGTCGACCGGGCCGCCGCCGCGTGGCAGCTGCTCAGCGGGGACCCCCGCTTCGAGGTGGTGACCCGCTCGCAGCTGAGCACCGTGGTCTTCCGCTACCTGCCGGCCGCCGCCGGCCGGGAGGTCGTCGACGACGCCAACCTGTACGCCCGCGAGGCGCTGGCCGCCTCCGGCGCCGGGCTCGTCGCCGGTACCAAGGTCGACGGCGCGCACTACCTCAAGCTCACCCTGCTCAACCCCGAGACCACGATGGACGACATCGCCCACGTCCTCGACCTCCTCGCCGAACACGCCGGCTGGTACGCCCAGACCAGGACCACCGCCGAGCTGTCCTGCCCCGTCGGCTGA